A part of Hippea maritima DSM 10411 genomic DNA contains:
- a CDS encoding AMP-binding protein, whose product MKHNMLNYEEEVKNFKIDVPEYYNFAFDVVDKWAEDRTKLALVWADTPGKNIKKYSFWDISVMSNKFANVLLKLGIKKGDNVFVMVPRIVEWYAVMLGLNKVGAVALPAPNILMPEDIRYRIRKGDVKMAIASASNASKVEAACNNGDCPTLDVKMIIDGDLEGWLSFENQMDMASDKLSRDDVEPTKSTDPLLIYFTSGTTKYPKMVMHDQAYALAHIVTAKYWHDLKPTDLHWTISDTGWGKAVWGKLYGQWQIGSAVFMHNAGSHFDAKITLKLLTTQGITSFCAPPTVYRMLIQEDLSQYDFSSLRHCTSAGEPINPEVIKAWKNATGTLIYDGYGQTETVLIVANYPCMPIKYGSMGKPVPGYDVRIVDDDGNDMPVGEPGHIAVKIKPNHPIGVAKEYYKDEAATAEAFRDDFYYTGDRAYMDADGYFWFYGRADDVIKSSGYRIGPFEVESALQEHPAVAESAVVGSPDPIRGTIVKAFIILAKGYEPSDELIKDIQDFVKNKTAPYKYPREIEFVKELPKTISGKIKRAVLRRMEIEKKLGKKGTNGSFV is encoded by the coding sequence ATGAAGCATAACATGTTAAATTATGAGGAAGAGGTTAAGAATTTTAAAATTGATGTGCCGGAGTATTATAATTTTGCTTTTGATGTTGTTGACAAGTGGGCTGAAGATAGAACAAAACTTGCATTGGTTTGGGCAGATACGCCGGGTAAAAATATAAAGAAATATTCCTTTTGGGATATATCTGTTATGTCAAATAAATTTGCCAATGTTTTGCTTAAGCTGGGCATCAAAAAGGGCGATAATGTATTTGTTATGGTTCCCCGTATTGTTGAGTGGTATGCGGTGATGCTTGGTTTGAATAAGGTGGGTGCTGTTGCACTACCTGCCCCCAATATCCTGATGCCTGAAGATATACGCTACAGGATAAGGAAAGGTGATGTTAAGATGGCAATAGCCAGCGCATCCAATGCATCAAAGGTTGAGGCTGCCTGTAACAATGGAGATTGCCCTACGCTTGATGTCAAAATGATTATAGACGGCGACCTTGAGGGGTGGTTGTCTTTTGAGAATCAGATGGATATGGCCTCTGATAAACTATCAAGGGATGATGTTGAGCCTACAAAGTCTACAGACCCACTTCTAATATACTTCACAAGCGGCACAACGAAATACCCAAAGATGGTAATGCATGATCAGGCATATGCTTTGGCTCATATCGTTACTGCCAAATATTGGCACGATTTGAAACCTACAGATTTGCATTGGACGATTTCTGATACAGGTTGGGGTAAGGCAGTTTGGGGTAAACTTTACGGTCAATGGCAGATAGGCTCTGCCGTGTTTATGCATAATGCCGGCTCACATTTTGATGCCAAGATTACACTTAAGCTTTTAACTACCCAAGGTATAACCTCATTCTGCGCACCGCCCACGGTTTATAGGATGTTGATTCAGGAGGATTTGAGTCAATATGACTTTTCATCTCTGAGGCATTGCACCTCGGCAGGTGAGCCTATAAACCCTGAGGTTATAAAGGCATGGAAAAACGCAACGGGCACGTTGATTTATGACGGCTACGGCCAGACTGAGACTGTTTTAATTGTTGCAAATTATCCTTGTATGCCGATAAAGTATGGCTCTATGGGCAAGCCTGTTCCGGGTTACGATGTAAGGATTGTTGATGATGACGGTAATGATATGCCGGTGGGTGAGCCCGGTCATATAGCTGTTAAGATAAAGCCCAATCATCCAATAGGTGTTGCAAAGGAGTATTACAAAGATGAAGCTGCTACGGCTGAAGCTTTTAGGGACGATTTTTACTACACCGGCGATAGGGCTTACATGGATGCAGATGGTTATTTCTGGTTTTATGGTAGAGCCGATGATGTAATCAAATCATCGGGATACAGGATTGGCCCGTTTGAGGTTGAAAGTGCGCTTCAGGAGCATCCGGCTGTGGCAGAAAGTGCTGTTGTTGGGAGCCCAGACCCTATCAGGGGAACAATTGTGAAGGCGTTTATCATACTTGCTAAGGGTTATGAACCCTCAGATGAGCTGATTAAGGATATTCAGGATTTTGTTAAGAATAAAACTGCACCTTATAAGTATCCGAGAGAGATAGAGTTTGTCAAAGAACTACCCAAAACCATAAGCGGCAAGATTAAAAGGGCGGTTTTAAGAAGGATGGAGATTGAGAAGAAATTAGGTAAAAAAGGCACAAACGGCTCGTTTGTTTAG